From a single Ascaphus truei isolate aAscTru1 chromosome 2, aAscTru1.hap1, whole genome shotgun sequence genomic region:
- the LOC142475538 gene encoding pentraxin fusion protein-like, translated as MKFLVLLFAYAVGGWAQSCSPQPGASNFARLVEVSQSSTFINYQSATADRAIDGYKTGIFSAQPCTHTNNEKDPWWRLDLKQSYKIDTIVITNRQDCCSERLKGAEVRVGNSADNKNPVCGTINDISNPIITLCCKGMEGRYVSVVIPGRSEYLTLCEVEVYGVPPSRDTNHCG; from the exons ATGAAGTTCCTCGTGCTTCTGTTTGCTTACGCAGTCGGTGGGTGGGCTCAGTCCTGCAGTCCTCAGCCAGGAG CATCGAATTTCGCAAGATTGGTAGAAGTCAGTCAAAGCTCCACTTTCATCAATTATCAATCGGCTACTGCTGATCGAGCTATTGATGGCTACAAAACGGGTATATTCAGTGCACAACCCTGCACCCACACCAACAATGAGAAAGATCCCTGGTGGAGACTGGAcctgaagcagagctataagataGATACAATTGTTATAACGAACAGGCAGGACTGCTGTAGTGAGCGTCTGAAAGGGGCCGAGGTCCGTGTCGGAAACTCTGCAGACAACAAGAACCCTGT ATGTGGCACCATCAATGACATTTCAAACCCCATCATTACTCTTTGCTGCAAGGGGATGGAGGGTCGTTATGTCAGTGTGGTTATTCCTGGACGCTCAGAGTATCTCACCCTGTGTGAAGTGGAAGTCTATGGGGTTCCACCAAGCCGGGACACGAATCACTGCGGGTAG